The following proteins are co-located in the Candidatus Deferrimicrobiaceae bacterium genome:
- a CDS encoding TylF/MycF/NovP-related O-methyltransferase — MSHQEKGTGMGSSPFGRRTKYRMANPDLVSGLSLAKQKFREGAFLEAFDLYEQLAASFPPRSVSVLAELYDRYKELPQRDRYHLYQARTFDFGILPGDKVLDVGSGHIPFPLATHLSDVTLKDHAFGRAGAPFKHVDGKPVYEFGVEDIPFADKEFDFVYCSHVLEHASDPGKACRELMRVARRGYIETPTKGKDIFLDSAQISNHAWDVASFDGRLIFTPYTQDEVEAFQCDILQLMHGAPQTDREKAFSALIYLKAPVVNTMFLWEGEFAYEVRRFGRPTSIFVPAAAPEPARADAEAAAPVSAEAAAARIDAWLASPRKSSESLLDLAEWLFEGERVDDSERICRLMLERFGKSADVLNLLGAILYRRERYAEAKEALSEACAFEPGNRAAAANLAEALLALGDTPDGVAATPPPSATPALGGANLRFLQIHTFYLEYLKALYESEPHLAQASFRVQMDRLVADGFSGIHMFAPYMGNLGYDAELIVANNPWSQQQWLNENRITLADMQDWVHDVVRHQIDTLRPDVLYLSDPITFDGRFLRTLSWKPSLVLGWRAANIPADTDWTGFDVMLSSLAALRETALKIGARAAEHFFPGYPGWVNGKISGSRPEFDVVFSGMWTLDQHPGRNRYLQEVAKAASDPRKPFTLGYYLSGQVETITPDVARFNLGGRFGVSMHQALRSGKIVIDARGILETRDNSGNTVDLARRETANMRIFEATGAGVFLLTEHFDNLSAYFTPGVEVETFRDGKELVEKIRYYLAHPEEREAIARRGQERCLREYGIEARAAVLDAIVRKHLEARSSAPEPAVLPVIRMMQDAIESIEEGDLAKAFDLLIHAKSLRQPVMGLDQLRAIVFTRMNRTGEARDALLEELRHFPDNLDAKGDLDSLLKSHPEAVSPIAGEGEFRELLGVIRPYTMLSVERLWNLFRMAKEVCEKNLPGNFVECGVAAGGSSALLAYVIKRYSRIPRFLYSFDSFSGMPSPTEEDRHGGVDADQTGWGTGTCSAPEESVREVCARVGAGDVVRTVKGFFEETLPVFRDRVGMIALLHLDGDWYESTRAILANLYDRIVDGGLLQVDDYGYWEGCRKAFHEFEAARGYTFEVNPIDDTGIWLVKPNSFEVNPVLQKTLVHRFLEDDPIPKGIEGQMSRNERFQLYYAATELLPRKSYPLRFVEVGSYAGGSLLLAYKALKRVSQGLQGFCVEPGGRPQLAEVLRKIGSEVTHLPCFSFDAAPELRKLFEQDGNFPEFIFIDGDHGYEGVRRDILDYYPLLAADGLLLFHDFLPPLDDENREAIFFHHGGTEPGIRRACVEVMEQQYGLKPIDLPLLCPADPTQTQAHLPIIPGVYSTVRAYRKPRR, encoded by the coding sequence ATGTCACACCAGGAAAAAGGAACCGGCATGGGCAGCTCCCCTTTCGGTCGACGCACGAAATACCGCATGGCGAATCCCGATCTGGTTTCGGGCCTTTCTCTAGCGAAGCAGAAGTTCCGTGAAGGTGCATTCCTCGAAGCGTTCGACCTGTACGAACAGCTTGCGGCATCTTTTCCTCCCCGGTCGGTTTCCGTCCTCGCGGAGCTTTACGACCGTTACAAGGAACTACCCCAACGGGACCGCTACCACCTGTATCAGGCCCGGACCTTCGACTTCGGGATCCTCCCGGGCGACAAGGTCCTCGACGTCGGCAGCGGCCACATTCCCTTTCCGCTCGCCACGCACCTCTCCGACGTGACGCTGAAAGACCACGCATTCGGCCGGGCCGGGGCGCCTTTCAAGCACGTCGATGGGAAGCCGGTCTACGAGTTCGGCGTGGAAGACATCCCCTTTGCCGACAAGGAATTCGACTTCGTCTACTGCTCCCACGTGCTGGAGCACGCCTCCGATCCCGGAAAAGCGTGTCGTGAGCTGATGCGGGTAGCCCGTCGCGGCTACATCGAAACGCCCACGAAAGGGAAGGACATCTTCCTCGACAGCGCACAGATCTCCAACCACGCATGGGACGTCGCGTCTTTCGACGGGAGGCTGATCTTCACGCCGTATACCCAGGACGAGGTCGAGGCGTTCCAGTGCGACATCCTCCAGCTGATGCACGGCGCCCCGCAGACCGACCGCGAGAAGGCGTTCTCGGCGCTGATCTACCTCAAGGCGCCCGTCGTCAACACGATGTTCCTGTGGGAGGGGGAATTCGCCTACGAGGTCCGGCGCTTCGGGCGGCCGACATCCATCTTCGTTCCAGCAGCCGCGCCGGAACCGGCCCGGGCCGACGCCGAAGCGGCGGCACCCGTCTCCGCGGAAGCGGCCGCCGCGCGGATCGACGCCTGGCTCGCAAGCCCCCGGAAGTCGTCCGAGTCGCTCCTCGATCTGGCCGAGTGGCTCTTCGAGGGGGAACGCGTCGATGACTCCGAGCGGATCTGCCGCCTCATGCTCGAGCGGTTCGGGAAGAGCGCCGACGTCCTGAACCTGCTTGGAGCCATCCTCTACCGGCGGGAAAGATACGCCGAGGCGAAGGAGGCGCTGTCCGAGGCGTGTGCGTTCGAACCCGGGAATCGGGCCGCAGCGGCGAACCTCGCCGAGGCGCTCCTGGCGCTTGGCGACACGCCCGATGGCGTCGCCGCAACCCCTCCGCCTTCGGCGACGCCGGCCCTCGGGGGGGCGAACCTCAGGTTTCTCCAGATCCACACCTTCTATCTCGAATACCTCAAGGCGCTATACGAATCCGAGCCGCATCTGGCCCAGGCCTCGTTTCGGGTGCAGATGGATCGGTTGGTCGCCGACGGCTTCAGCGGGATCCACATGTTCGCGCCCTATATGGGCAATCTGGGGTATGACGCAGAACTGATCGTGGCAAACAATCCGTGGTCTCAGCAGCAGTGGCTCAACGAGAACCGGATCACGCTCGCCGACATGCAAGACTGGGTGCACGACGTGGTCCGGCACCAGATCGACACGCTGAGGCCGGACGTGCTCTATCTTTCCGACCCCATCACGTTCGATGGACGTTTCCTTCGGACGCTTTCGTGGAAGCCTTCTCTGGTGCTCGGTTGGCGGGCGGCCAACATTCCTGCCGATACCGACTGGACCGGGTTCGACGTCATGCTTTCCAGTCTCGCCGCACTGCGGGAGACGGCGCTGAAGATCGGGGCCCGGGCCGCCGAGCACTTTTTTCCGGGATACCCCGGGTGGGTCAACGGGAAAATATCCGGTTCACGCCCCGAATTCGACGTTGTATTCAGCGGCATGTGGACGCTCGACCAGCATCCGGGTCGGAACCGTTACCTGCAGGAAGTGGCGAAAGCTGCGTCGGATCCGCGGAAGCCTTTCACTCTCGGCTATTACCTGAGCGGGCAGGTCGAGACCATCACTCCGGATGTCGCACGCTTCAACCTGGGAGGACGATTCGGCGTATCGATGCATCAGGCGCTGCGGTCCGGGAAGATCGTCATCGATGCCCGGGGCATCCTCGAAACGCGCGACAATTCCGGCAATACGGTCGATCTCGCCCGGCGGGAAACTGCGAACATGCGCATTTTCGAGGCGACGGGTGCAGGGGTCTTCCTGCTGACGGAACACTTCGACAACCTTTCCGCCTATTTCACCCCGGGGGTCGAGGTCGAGACGTTCCGCGACGGAAAGGAGCTCGTCGAGAAAATTCGCTATTACCTCGCCCACCCGGAGGAGCGCGAGGCGATCGCGCGTCGCGGGCAGGAACGATGCCTTCGGGAATACGGCATCGAGGCACGCGCAGCGGTCCTTGACGCCATCGTTCGGAAGCATCTGGAAGCGCGGTCGTCCGCGCCGGAACCCGCCGTCCTGCCCGTGATCCGGATGATGCAGGACGCGATCGAATCGATCGAGGAGGGCGACCTCGCAAAGGCGTTCGATCTCCTTATCCATGCCAAGTCGTTGCGCCAGCCGGTCATGGGTCTCGACCAGCTCCGGGCCATCGTCTTCACCCGGATGAACCGGACGGGGGAGGCGCGCGACGCGCTGCTCGAAGAGCTGCGCCATTTTCCCGACAACCTCGATGCGAAGGGCGATCTGGACTCCCTGCTCAAAAGCCACCCCGAGGCGGTTTCACCGATTGCGGGGGAAGGCGAGTTCCGGGAACTGCTCGGGGTGATCCGCCCATACACGATGTTGAGCGTCGAGCGTCTATGGAACCTGTTCCGCATGGCCAAGGAAGTTTGCGAGAAGAATCTGCCGGGCAACTTCGTGGAGTGCGGTGTCGCCGCCGGAGGCTCTTCCGCGCTGCTGGCCTATGTCATCAAGCGCTACTCCAGGATCCCGCGCTTCCTTTATTCGTTCGATTCCTTTTCAGGGATGCCGAGTCCCACGGAGGAAGATCGGCACGGCGGAGTCGACGCCGACCAGACCGGTTGGGGAACCGGCACCTGTTCCGCCCCGGAGGAGAGCGTTCGGGAGGTCTGCGCCCGGGTGGGCGCAGGCGACGTTGTCCGGACCGTCAAGGGTTTCTTCGAGGAAACGCTTCCTGTATTTCGGGACCGCGTGGGAATGATTGCCCTGCTCCACCTTGACGGCGACTGGTACGAATCGACGCGGGCGATCCTGGCGAACCTGTATGATCGCATCGTCGACGGCGGGTTGCTCCAGGTTGACGACTACGGATATTGGGAAGGGTGCCGCAAGGCGTTCCACGAATTCGAAGCGGCCCGCGGCTACACTTTCGAGGTCAACCCCATCGACGATACGGGAATCTGGCTCGTGAAACCGAACAGCTTCGAAGTGAACCCGGTGTTGCAGAAAACGCTGGTCCATCGTTTCCTGGAGGACGATCCGATCCCGAAGGGAATCGAAGGGCAAATGTCCAGGAACGAGCGATTCCAGCTTTATTACGCCGCCACCGAACTGTTGCCGAGGAAGTCGTATCCCTTGCGCTTCGTGGAGGTGGGGTCGTATGCGGGCGGCTCGCTGCTCCTGGCCTACAAGGCACTCAAGCGCGTTTCGCAGGGGCTCCAGGGCTTTTGTGTGGAGCCGGGCGGGCGGCCGCAACTTGCCGAAGTGCTCCGGAAAATCGGGTCCGAGGTGACGCACCTCCCCTGCTTTTCCTTCGACGCCGCTCCGGAGCTTCGGAAGCTTTTCGAGCAGGACGGCAACTTCCCCGAGTTTATCTTTATCGATGGCGACCACGGCTACGAAGGGGTCAGGCGGGACATTCTCGACTATTACCCGCTGCTCGCAGCGGACGGGCTCCTTCTTTTCCACGACTTCCTTCCTCCTCTCGATGACGAAAATCGGGAAGCCATCTTCTTTCATCACGGTGGAACCGAGCCCGGAATCCGGCGCGCGTGCGTGGAAGTCATGGAACAACAATACGGTTTGAAACCGATCGACCTGCCGCTGCTATGCCCGGCGGATCCGACCCAGACGCAGGCCCATCTCCCGATCATCCCCGGCGTGTACTCCACGGTACGGGCCTACCGGAAACCTCGGCGATGA
- a CDS encoding glycosyltransferase — MTKIVHLSTMDFGGAGKAAARLNAALRSAGADSEMLVACRKSEDPGVRLLPEAVSPVLPDGRWEEMYRTWGEALSAYPSRPSGLELFSDAQTGVRLDRVAAIRDAGIVNLHWVAGTLDYARAGQELTGKKVIWTLHDMNPFTGGCHYSGGCERYRTSCGCCPQLGSDRDQDLSRRVFEAKAAGYRNLDIHVVTPSRWLADCARKSALLGNFPVSVVPNGLPLDVFRPLPSPAARREAGIPKGAKVLLFGADYIAHRKGYSLLLEALSRFPRPAREGIVLASFGPLPEGDIPEGFGKMAFGTIGDEEALAKVYNLADAFVLPSLEDNLPNTMAEALACGVPVAGFAVGGIPDLVVPGETGFLATAGDAPCLARAILDTLSGNEGRAMAASCRRQAERFCAPEIQAAAYLTIYAEPEGDKPGRQPGGSVRRSSPAGTLPRISIVTPSFNQAGYLEECIDSILSQGYPNLEYIIMDGGSTDGSVDIIRKYARHLAYWQSCPDGGHYAALNEGFRRSSGEIMGWLNSDDKYHPGGLSVLADVFSARPDIAFLTGRREGFDAEGNLRGYGFETQVWSRSLLLDPATVRRHLFVMQEATYWRRWLWEKAGGALDIAWKQAGDYELWLRFTRHAPLHTVDARIAGFRMYGAGQRSQALVGDYLAECERAIERDRTIPSDNPALDAVAPALIAHPLRDAIPAGLEPGGFRDYHYAKQRHFDRFGGADLALFGERVDPDYCDLKAYQDLLVFSFIKEHVPPGSRILDIGGGNSRILRHFKDAYECWNLDKLEGVGNGPRTVEASGYRLVSDYIGNFNAELPEEYFDFVFSISTLEHVPSGLEANRELYKNICIDIDRVLKPGGFSLHCFDIMLSSGRNWGHEFMEFMAANCMADPPGTTLEEMARDPERYVISRRFFEDYWKPPAVEWKYDDGMPSSCNLFWRKGAEGAPRDPSMRWEHYKRFRVALDARYPRISVVSPSFNQAPFLAETLESVLGQRYPNLEYIVMDGGSTDGSVDIIRRYGAFLAHWQSLQDGGQYRAINEGLQRATGEIMTWINSDDRLCPGAFAFVALAFLEHPEVRWLMGRPNGIDAEGRQAWVYDHLPAWSRGKYLAKQYRDPYIQQEGTFWRRSLWEEAGGFLRGDMQYAGDLELWTRFFRHAQLHTADALLGSYRQHPGQKTAQYLEKYHEEAGIVLEFEQELFIHAKDKTLLPAPSPIRYRSDASQEASPAPIRSNLEYWKSIQDDDYFERHACYGGLVETGGEDLMISPFLDLDREMTAVVIGCGYGRDTLAIAPRVKRVYGIDVTPGILRKAEKFLSEHDVRNFVPVLADEWKQAIPDGIDFAFSVIVFQHLTRDLVKDYVAGLGRKLSDRGLFVCQFADLDYGTHDADLRKYEPSVRWSVAEIEELIRDTGLFRHAIESVTIPGHGRWHWACFGKKERT; from the coding sequence ATGACGAAGATCGTCCACCTTTCCACCATGGACTTCGGGGGCGCCGGGAAGGCGGCCGCCCGGCTCAATGCCGCGCTCCGGTCAGCGGGAGCCGATTCGGAGATGCTGGTCGCCTGCCGGAAGTCGGAGGACCCAGGCGTCCGGCTCCTTCCGGAAGCCGTATCCCCCGTGCTCCCGGACGGGCGTTGGGAGGAAATGTATCGCACCTGGGGGGAGGCGTTGTCCGCCTATCCCTCGCGGCCGTCCGGCCTCGAGCTGTTCAGCGATGCGCAAACCGGCGTCCGGCTGGATCGGGTGGCGGCGATCCGCGATGCGGGCATCGTCAACCTCCACTGGGTTGCGGGAACGCTGGACTACGCGCGGGCGGGGCAGGAGCTAACGGGGAAAAAGGTCATCTGGACGTTGCACGATATGAACCCGTTCACCGGCGGGTGCCATTACTCGGGCGGCTGCGAGCGATATCGCACGTCATGCGGCTGTTGCCCGCAGCTCGGGTCGGATCGGGATCAGGATCTCTCCCGCCGTGTGTTCGAGGCGAAAGCCGCAGGGTACCGGAATCTCGACATCCATGTCGTGACCCCCAGTCGGTGGCTGGCGGATTGTGCGCGGAAGAGCGCCCTCCTGGGGAACTTTCCGGTTTCGGTCGTCCCGAACGGTTTGCCTCTCGACGTGTTTCGCCCGTTGCCGTCCCCGGCGGCCCGCCGGGAAGCGGGAATTCCAAAAGGGGCCAAGGTGCTCCTGTTCGGGGCGGACTATATTGCGCACCGGAAAGGTTATTCCCTCCTTCTCGAAGCCCTTTCCCGCTTTCCCCGGCCCGCGCGGGAAGGGATCGTCCTCGCTTCCTTCGGCCCGTTGCCCGAGGGAGATATCCCCGAGGGGTTCGGAAAGATGGCCTTCGGGACGATCGGGGACGAGGAAGCGCTGGCCAAGGTGTACAACCTCGCGGATGCGTTTGTCCTGCCCTCGCTCGAGGACAACCTCCCGAACACGATGGCCGAGGCGCTGGCGTGCGGCGTTCCCGTCGCCGGTTTTGCGGTCGGCGGCATTCCCGACCTTGTCGTCCCGGGGGAGACCGGCTTTCTGGCGACCGCCGGAGACGCCCCCTGCCTTGCGAGGGCGATTCTCGATACGCTTTCGGGCAACGAGGGGCGCGCGATGGCGGCCTCCTGCCGGAGGCAGGCGGAACGTTTCTGCGCTCCGGAGATTCAAGCCGCCGCCTACCTGACGATCTATGCCGAGCCGGAAGGCGATAAACCGGGGCGTCAACCGGGCGGGTCCGTACGGAGGTCTTCGCCTGCGGGGACGCTTCCGCGGATCTCGATCGTCACGCCCTCCTTCAACCAGGCCGGATACCTCGAGGAATGCATCGACTCGATCCTGAGCCAGGGCTACCCGAATCTCGAATACATCATCATGGATGGCGGGAGCACCGACGGCTCGGTCGACATCATCAGGAAATACGCCAGGCACCTGGCCTACTGGCAGAGCTGTCCCGACGGTGGGCATTATGCGGCGCTGAACGAAGGATTCCGGCGGAGCAGCGGTGAAATCATGGGATGGCTGAACTCGGACGACAAGTACCATCCCGGCGGTCTGTCGGTCCTGGCGGACGTTTTTTCCGCCCGTCCGGACATCGCCTTTCTCACCGGGCGGCGGGAGGGGTTCGACGCGGAGGGGAATCTTCGCGGATACGGGTTCGAGACCCAGGTCTGGAGCAGGTCCCTCCTTCTCGACCCGGCGACCGTGCGGCGTCACCTGTTCGTCATGCAGGAGGCGACCTACTGGCGCCGATGGCTATGGGAGAAGGCGGGGGGAGCCCTCGACATCGCATGGAAGCAGGCCGGCGACTACGAGCTGTGGCTCCGGTTCACGCGACACGCCCCCCTCCACACGGTCGATGCGAGGATTGCCGGGTTCCGGATGTACGGGGCGGGACAGCGCTCGCAGGCGCTCGTTGGCGATTACCTGGCGGAGTGCGAACGGGCGATCGAACGGGACCGGACGATTCCTTCCGATAATCCAGCGCTCGACGCCGTCGCGCCCGCATTGATCGCGCACCCATTGCGGGACGCCATTCCTGCCGGGCTGGAACCCGGCGGATTCCGGGATTACCATTACGCGAAACAGCGCCACTTCGACCGCTTCGGGGGGGCCGACCTGGCGCTGTTCGGAGAACGGGTCGATCCCGACTACTGCGACCTGAAGGCCTACCAGGATCTGCTGGTGTTCTCCTTCATCAAGGAGCATGTCCCCCCGGGTTCCAGGATCCTCGACATCGGCGGCGGGAACTCGCGCATCCTCCGCCATTTCAAGGACGCGTACGAGTGCTGGAACCTCGACAAGCTCGAGGGGGTCGGCAACGGCCCGCGGACGGTCGAAGCCTCCGGCTATCGGCTGGTGTCCGACTACATCGGGAATTTCAACGCGGAGCTTCCCGAGGAATATTTCGATTTCGTGTTCAGCATTTCCACGCTCGAGCATGTCCCGTCGGGTCTCGAGGCGAACCGGGAGCTTTACAAAAACATCTGCATCGACATCGACCGGGTGCTCAAGCCCGGCGGATTCTCGCTGCACTGCTTCGACATCATGCTTTCGAGCGGCCGGAACTGGGGGCACGAGTTCATGGAATTCATGGCCGCCAACTGCATGGCGGATCCACCGGGAACCACGCTCGAGGAGATGGCCCGGGACCCGGAACGCTACGTGATCTCCCGAAGGTTCTTCGAAGACTACTGGAAGCCCCCTGCCGTGGAATGGAAATACGACGACGGCATGCCCTCCTCATGCAACCTCTTCTGGAGAAAGGGGGCCGAGGGGGCTCCGCGCGACCCGTCGATGCGCTGGGAGCACTACAAGCGGTTTCGTGTCGCGCTTGACGCGCGCTATCCACGGATCTCAGTGGTGAGCCCGTCGTTCAACCAGGCCCCCTTCCTGGCGGAGACGCTGGAGTCCGTCCTCGGCCAGCGCTATCCGAACCTCGAGTACATCGTCATGGACGGCGGGAGCACCGACGGCTCCGTCGACATCATCCGGCGTTATGGAGCTTTTCTGGCGCACTGGCAAAGCCTTCAGGACGGCGGTCAGTACCGGGCGATCAACGAGGGGCTCCAGCGGGCGACCGGCGAGATCATGACCTGGATCAACTCCGACGACCGGCTCTGCCCGGGGGCCTTCGCGTTCGTGGCGCTTGCGTTTCTCGAGCACCCCGAGGTGCGCTGGCTGATGGGCAGGCCGAACGGGATCGACGCGGAGGGGCGGCAGGCCTGGGTCTACGATCACCTGCCCGCCTGGAGCCGGGGGAAATACCTGGCGAAACAATATCGCGATCCCTACATCCAGCAGGAAGGGACGTTCTGGCGTAGATCCCTGTGGGAGGAGGCAGGCGGCTTCCTGCGGGGAGACATGCAGTACGCCGGCGATCTCGAATTGTGGACGCGTTTTTTCAGGCACGCGCAACTGCACACGGCCGATGCTCTTCTCGGGAGCTATCGCCAGCACCCCGGACAAAAGACGGCGCAATACCTCGAGAAGTATCACGAGGAGGCCGGGATCGTGCTCGAATTCGAGCAGGAGCTTTTCATCCACGCGAAGGACAAGACGCTTCTCCCGGCCCCCTCGCCGATCCGGTATCGCTCCGATGCATCGCAGGAAGCATCTCCCGCGCCGATCCGGTCCAACCTGGAATACTGGAAGTCGATCCAGGACGACGATTATTTCGAGAGGCACGCGTGCTACGGAGGGCTGGTCGAAACGGGCGGAGAGGACCTGATGATCTCGCCTTTCCTCGATCTCGACCGGGAGATGACCGCCGTGGTCATCGGTTGCGGATACGGCCGGGATACCCTGGCCATCGCCCCCCGGGTCAAGCGCGTCTATGGCATCGACGTCACGCCCGGAATCCTGCGGAAAGCGGAGAAGTTCCTGTCGGAACACGATGTCCGCAATTTCGTGCCGGTCCTGGCCGACGAATGGAAGCAGGCGATCCCGGACGGAATCGATTTCGCGTTCAGCGTCATCGTGTTCCAGCATCTCACGCGGGACCTCGTGAAGGATTACGTCGCCGGCCTCGGACGCAAACTGTCGGACCGGGGACTCTTCGTCTGCCAGTTCGCGGATCTCGATTACGGGACACACGACGCGGACCTCAGGAAGTATGAGCCTTCGGTCCGTTGGAGCGTGGCGGAGATAGAGGAGCTTATCCGGGACACCGGGCTCTTCCGCCATGCCATCGAAAGCGTGACGATTCCGGGGCATGGCCGGTGGCACTGGGCCTGCTTCGGTAAAAAGGAAAGGACCTGA